In a genomic window of Scyliorhinus torazame isolate Kashiwa2021f chromosome 5, sScyTor2.1, whole genome shotgun sequence:
- the LOC140419507 gene encoding uncharacterized protein, whose translation MWTHGEESLKRLHDDINKFHPTIRLTMDYSPKSVAFLDTLVSIKDGHLSTSLYRKPTDNLMMLHFSSFHPKHIKEAIPYGQALRVHRICSDEEERNRHLQTLKDALVRTGYGTRLIDRQFQRATAKNRTDLLRRQIWDTTDRIPFVVQYFPGAEKLRHLLHSLQHVIDDDEHLAKVIPTPPLLAFKQPRNLKRTIVCSKLPSLQNSDHDTTQPCHGNLCKTCQIIDMDTTITRENTTHQVRDTYSCDSANVVYLIRCRKGCPEAWYIGETMQTLRQRMNGHRATITRQECSLPVGEHFSSQGHSASDLRVSVLQGGLQDPRQRRIAEQKLIAKFRTHECGLNRDLGFMSHYIHPPPSGLRTPTNCPGLIQFTPL comes from the coding sequence atgtggacccacggcgaagaatcactgaaacgactacacgatgacattaataagttccatccaaccatcagactcaccatggactactctccaaaatcagttgcattcttggacacactcgtctccatcaaggacggtcacctcagcacttcgctttaccgcaaacccacggataacctcatgatgctccacttctccagcttccaccctaaacacattaaagaagccatcccctatggacaagcgctccgtgtacacaggatctgctcagacgaggaggagcgtaacagacatctacagacgttgaaagatgccctcgtacgaacgggatatggcactcgactcatcgatcgacagttccaacgcgccacagcgaaaaaccggaccgacctcctcagaagacaaatatgggacacaaccgacagaatacccttcgtcgtccagtacttccccggagcggagaaactacgtcatcttcttcacagccttcaacacgtcattgatgacgatgaacatcttgccaaggtcatccccacacccccactacttgccttcaaacaaccgcgcaacctcaaacgaaccattgtgtgcagcaaactacccagtcttcagaacagtgaccacgacaccacacaaccctgtcatggcaatctctgcaagacgtgccagatcatcgacatggataccactattacacgtgagaacaccacccaccaggtacgcgatacatactcgtgcgactcggccaacgttgtctacctcatacgttgcaggaaaggatgtcccgaagcgtggtacattggcgagaccatgcagacgctgcgacaacgaatgaatggacatcgcgcaacaatcaccaggcaggaatgttcccttccagtcggggaacacttcagcagtcaagggcattcagcctctgatctccgggtaagcgttctccaaggcggccttcaggacccgcgacaacgcagaatcgccgagcagaaacttatagccaagttccgcacacatgagtgcggcctcaaccgggacctgggattcatgtcacattacattcatcccccaccatctggcctgcgaactcctaccaactgtcctggcttgatacaattcacaccgctttaa